In the genome of Amblyraja radiata isolate CabotCenter1 chromosome 6, sAmbRad1.1.pri, whole genome shotgun sequence, the window AGAGTTCTCCAAGGTATATTATAATGTTCTCCAAggtatattataatatatatgtTGGATCTCCTGACCATAGAATTACAAAAGTGCTTTCACTAACAAGTAGGTTTACTGAATATTGAAAATCATGTAAATTGGAGCTTGTTATCTTGTGTTATAATATGATTATAAATTTCCATGTTAAAGGCTATCAGCCTTTAAACATAGCGCCACCAGTCACACGCTATCAGCCACGGACTGTTCGCACAAGACTCTTATTACAATAGTGAACATCCAATGGCAGCATATCCATGGTTTGCAACATTGTTTCCCGAGTATTGAAATACCATTAAAAATACCAGTGCCTGAGTTTTCTTCCATTTAGTCCATTTCTATTGGAGGAATTATACTTCTACTATATCTGCAATATCAAAACTAACGTGCAAATTTATAACGCCTCGAGCTGCAAGATTACAGAGATGTCGGCGATCAACCGAATAAAAGTCAGCCAGGACAGAACGACTCAGTTCATTTGAAGACTCCGAGATCCTGAAGATGAAGTGCTTCAAGATCCCCGTTGTTATTGTGTTACTTCATCTTGCGCTTAGTTTAAGTGCACCCGTCAACGATACGGAGCTATTTAGCGGAAACGACTCGGATCAAGACCAGGTATATTCAGTGATATATACAAAACCAATGTTtttaggaggtacacaaaattgctggggaaactcagcgggtgcagcagcatctatggagcgaaggaaataggcgacgtttcgggccgaaacccttcttcagactgatggggggtggggtgggggagaaagaaggaaaaggggaggaggaggaggagcccgagggcgggcggatgggagggtgggaggagacagctagagggttaaggaaggggaggagacagcaagggctagcaaaattgggagaattcaatgttaatgccatacggaggcaaggtccccagacggaatatgaggtgctgttcctccaatttccgctgttgctcactctggcaatggaggagacccaggacagagaggtcggattgggaatgggagggggagttgaagtgctgagcgaccgggagttcaggtaggttattgcggactgagcggaggtgttcggcgaaacgatcgcccaacctacgcttggtctccccgatgtaaatcagctgacatctagagcagcgggtgcagtagatgaggttggaggagatacaggtgaacctttgtcgcacctggaacgactgtttgggtccttgaatggagtcgaggggggaggtgaagggacaggtgttgcatttcttgcggttgcaacggaaagtgcccggggagggggtggtgcgggagggaagggaagaattgacgagggagttgtggagggagcggtctttgcggaaggcagacatggggggagatgggaagatgtggcgagtggtggggtcacgttggaggtggtggaaatggcggaggattatgtgttgtatttatgTGTTGTATTTTAGGAACTGTGCATAAAACCAGTAATTAATTTCAAATATAAAACGGCTCAATGACAAAATGTAATTTTCTCCGGGCGTTAAAGGTACCGTGGTAAAGGTAAcaatatggtggcacagtggcggagcggtagagttgctgccttacagcgccagagacccgggttcgatcctgaccgcgggtgcggaGTATctatgtatctcgaaagtctgtaTATGTATACATTAAAAACTGTACCTGTTGTAAATTGTCTTTCCTTCTTTCATCCAGAATTACATCAAACAAAACGGACCAGAATCCAAAACCGGGCTTCAGGAGCAAGAATTATGTGGTCTGAGTGTGAAGGACCGCGACACTCTGGAAGTGATGGAGGAAGCCCGTTGTGGGGTCCCAGATACGCGGGGGGCAGACACACGCTGGCCAGATACACACGTCACCTACAGGTACACGCATTCGCTGAGGCAATGGGAACACTGGTCTTTAAATAAATAACAGTTCAAAGTAACCCATGTGCTCGCTTCCTTCTTGTTTGACAGAATCGTGAATTACACGCCAGACCTGACAGAACAAGAGGTAGACGACACTATTGCCCGGGCCTTAAAACTCTGGAGCGATGTTAGTGCTCTGACCTTGGTCAAACTGATCGAAGGAGATGCTGATATCATGATATCGTTTGGGAAATGCGGTGAGTTCAGCAATTCGACAATTCCTGGGCCATTTGCCATAGAGGGCACGTTAGTATGTTTGTGACACTCACTGTTCCCATGTTCTCTATTCCCAGATCACGGGGACAAATACCCGTTCAATGGAACAGGTGGGGTTCTGGCTCATGCATTTTTTCCTGGCACATCCTCTCTAAATGGCGACACTCATTTTGATGAAGACGAAACATGGACCTTGACCAAAGACAGTACTAAAGTTCACTTATAATATGAACATTAAAAATGAAGCAGTTATGACATACAATATTTTGTAATGTCATTTAGTGTGAAATGTTAAAAGTTAAAACCAATTGTGTTACTCACTTTTACAGGATATAACCTTTTCCTTGTTGCGGTTCATGAATTTGGCCATTCACTGGGACTGACGCACTCAAATAGTTCATCTTCTATTATGAACGCATACTATCATTATGTCGATACCGATGGGTATAGCCTCCCAGAGGAGGATGCCAAACGAATCCAGGACTTGTATGGTACATTGAACATATTTTAAAAGTTTACTGTTCGTGTTCATTGGAAGCTTTCTGTGCTTCACTTATAGGGGAAGAGCATAAATAGGGGCTTCGAAAAGTCAAAATAGAGATTGAAATTAATTTCTTACAGGAGTTCACGGTGAACTCGGGTAGTTTTTATCATTAGCTGTGAAACTGCATATGGCTGCTTCAACCACAGAAAACTAGATTAAAAaagcttccttccttccctcaatGCGTGGACAACCCGCTTCTTCCAATTATTTGATCATTTGGCAGAAGCCCTGGACAATTTTCAGGACATATGTTCCCTTCCTGATAAAATGGTAACTTGGTCCTACTATCAGTCAGATTATTAATAATTTAACATTACAGATATTTCAGAGCCAGTTACAAAATCCCAAAGTTGCTCAGAATTCTGAACGAACCTTGTAAAATGCAGGTAGACAAAACAGCTGGAGAaagcagcgggagaggcagcatctatgtagcgaaggaataggcgacgtttctggtcgagacccttcttcaggatgttgttggggggtgcaagaaaaagaaaggaagaggcggtgacattaggctgtgggagagctgggaaggtctacctgaaattggagaagtcaatgctcataccgctggggtgtaaactacccaagcaaaatatgaggtgctgttcctccaatttgcagtgggactcactctgaccatggaggaggcccaggatagaaagctcggattcagaatgggagggggagttgaaatgctgagccaccgggagatcaggttggttattgtgaactgagcggaggtgttggacgaaaCGATCGCCAGTGCATCTGAAACACATTTCAAATCAACTCACCCTCATTGTGTTACGTATGTTGCTTCTTCGGCCAATGCTGCCGATTCAATTTGAGCAACATATATTTTTCTTTCACAATGTGCCAGTGTAGATTACCACTTAGATCGACAGAATGTAAAAGAACGTAAAATGTTGCCTTGTTTGATTAACTTTGCAGAATTTGTTGAATTTTATACCATTTGTCCTACCGCCCTTTTCCTTCATCCTTTGAAATGtgcaaccaaatttcgtttgaacctcatgtgaggttcaaatgacaaataaaaggaattgtattgtattgtattgaaatgtGCATCAATATTTCCGAACGGCAAAAAGAACGGAGAGTTCAGCATTATTCTGTTGCTCTAATCATTGAGAATAACTCATTCAATTTAAGGTTAATATCTGCAGCTAATTTATCAACTACATGAATATTAACAATGTTGTTTCTGTATTTTAGGAGAAGACGTAAACTAATACAAAAGAACCACAGCAAAAACCGAACATTTGGATTAATGATATGTGTGTTGTCTTAAGAACTGCAAACATTTAACTATCAAAGCATTATAATTTCAAACCAGACAGATTTGATTATGTGTGATTGTtttgttagggaaaagggaactaAAAGGTTTATAATctcaaacatattttaaaaaatggcTAATATCTTTCTGTGATGATTAATCTTGCATTCTGATATGAAATATATAAATCATAATTTTGGATTGAAACTGCATAACGTGCATGTCACTGCAGTATTAATATGCTAGATTTCCATCGTTTAAATAAAGTACTAATAATAAAGAGCTGCTTCATATATTTTGATAGTAATTCAATTGTTTGCAGAACTGTACCTAATGCTGTTTTCACAACCAGTGATTTGGTTCAAGATATGAATAGGGATTGCTATAATTACTGTGCTCCTAAACTGATAGATCTGAATCAGTTAAACATATTTCCTGTTCATACCTTTTACAACTTTATTATTGCTGAACAACTTAAAAATCTAATCCTATATCATTTGAAATTAAAACATGATTCTTGACATTGTGCCGAGAGACGAGAATTAAAAATCTTGCAGATATTTTATTGTGTCTTTGTTTTCACTCTTCTGCATCACACATCAGTTTACTTAAGGACTTTATTCAGATAATTATCCAGCCATGTTGATAATTTGGAGGGAAACAAAATGATTTCAGCAGATGTATGTCAGACACAAACTGAGCAAAAGTTTGTTAAAATTTTATATATTAATTAACATTCTCAAAAAACTTACATTACTTACAGGCAGATAGGAGTTGACCTTGACATCATGtaaggcacagacattgtgggcagaagggcctgttcttgtactgcacTGTTCGATATTCAATGAATGAGGAGTTAATATTGATCAGGACAGACGACACACCTCAACTACTGTTCTTATACATAATGACATGCAATCCACTACATCTAAGTTTGAAAAGATGCAGGGAGTACAAAGATTTCACCTACAAGAGTGTAATAACAGCCTAAATTTGTGAGCTCAAAGTGGAACTGGAGCCCTGTGACCCGGAAGTGAGAGTGCATCCTGACAAAGTGACTTTGAGCAATCGTAGAAACAAATTGCTTTGGCTGTGGATAATGAGAGTCACCTTTCAAATTTGCAGAACATTATTTAACGCAAAAATTTACAATCGCATCATATAACACAAGCTCCAATCGACACAATTTTAAATGATTAGTAAACATCCTTGAAAGCTCTTTTGCAATGTCTTTGGGCCAGGAGCTCCAAGATTCAGATCCAGTGTCAATGAATGaaccaatatatttccaagtcaggtaaTTGTGAGAGACctgaaggtggtggtggtggtggtcacACTCACATTCACCTGTTACTCTTCTTTTACCTGATGAAAGTGGATAGGACCCATGTGAGAAATGATGATTAAGTGATATGCTCTGACTCTTGCTACACGAGTCTGCCTTCCTGTACACAGACTCATCTGTCGAGCACTTGATGACCACAAGCTGCCATTGTTAGACAGGATCAAGCAAGTAGCTGAATATTTCCTTACGGACAATCAAAGTATCGACACTGAGCCACAACGCTTGGATTTTCCAACTGCTGGTAATGGAATAAAAGGTGATTGGCAATTCGAGTGGCCTGGAGAAAGCAAGcaagtgggtaaatgtgaggttgtgtggataaatgtgaggtcatccacaaaaacaggaaggcagattataatctaatggtgtcaagttgggaaaaaggggtgtacaatgggatctggggggtccttgttcatcagtcactgaaagtaagcatgcaggtgcagcaggcagtgaagaaagtgaatggcatgttagctATCATaaaaagagaagttgagtataggggcaaataGATccgtttgcagttgtacagggccctagtgagactactcctggagtattctgtgcagttttgatctccaaatttgaggaaggatattcttgctattgagggagtgcagcgtatgttcacaagattaattccctggatggcgggactgtcatatgttcagagaatggagtggctgggcttgtatactctggaatttagaaggatgagagggcatcttattgaaacatataagattgttaagggtttggacacgctagaggcaagaaacatgttcccgatgttgggggaatccagaaccaggggccacagtttaagaataaggggtaagccatttagtatgtagatgaggaaaaactttttgatacagagtgttgtgagtctgtggaattctctgcctcagaaggcggtggaggctggttctctggatattttcaagggaaagttagatagagctcttaaaggtagcagggtcaggggatatggggagaaggcaggaatggggtactgattgtggatgatcagccatcatcgcattgaatgacggtgctggctcaaaggaccgaatggcctactcctgcaccaattgtctattgtttattaaagGGTTGGAGTGGCCCAGAAGAGAGTGGATGGTCATTGCTGGAGAAAGGCCAGTGGTAGGGTGGGGTAAAGATCTGGAGGGGGGTTGGAGTAACAGATGAGGAGGTTAGAGAGGAATGGGAAGGGTGAAGAGGTTAAGGAAGCTGAACatgttgagagggagggggacgggAAGTAGGTTCAAagatgttttattgtcacgtgtaccatttaaGGTAACCTCAAGAATGAAAGATAACTGCAATGTCAGAGGAAGGATCAAAACTTCAGGCTCAGTAGGATTGGTAAGGAAGCAATACAGAAAGCTAACTCGAAATTAGTCCTCTTTCTGACTAAAGACTTGATGCAGCCAGTTTCATCAAAGAAGCAAGCATGAGGCTCCATGGCAGTATCCTCGACAAGCATTAGTTTCTGCTGGAATTCATCATTATCCAAATGCGCGATGACAAGAACATCAGCATCATTCACACAAACTGATCCAGTGTGTAATCTCCATCAAAATAGCCACTAAACTGTGATGGCAACACAATCAACATCAAATGATTTAGTAAAGTTCTCCTTGGAGAGCACATCACAGATAATCAGATACCTTCAAACCATTTGTAGATGCCGAGTGTCCATGGTTTTGATCTGCTTTGAGGTCCACCATAATCACCACGTGGAGAAACCCTTAACTTCTCGACCAGAGTATACTGAGATCAGATTAATAGAATTCAACCAGAATATCCAGGAACTAATTAACCATAAAACATGAGGCAATCTGGAACTTAAATCACATTCATATCTCATGGGTAAAGCAAAGATTTACAGGAATCTGAGCACAAATATGTAACAATAAACTTGTCACCTAAAGAACAAGAAGtggatggaaagagtgcaggaaaTGCAATGATCAGATGATAAGCATAACATGAATGTGCTGTCAAGATACATCAATGAGCCAAACATGCTAGAATTCAACTGCTGAAGCCAAGAATGAAAGGAACCTGATCAAGGAGAGAGAGGCAGTCAACACCTGCTGGAAACAGCTCTATGGAAATATCATCAGCACATTTTTTTTGTTTGACCTCCACCCTATTACACGATTCTTAAAATCATGGTGCTACTGCAATTTGGCAAGAGGTTGAAAGGCAATTTGAGAAAAAAAGGTCTCCGAGCACACAAGATTCTCACATGGGGAAGTATTTCTTGTGCTAATCCATGACTTTATCATTTTGTCAGAGAAGAGGGAAACATGCTGGGGATCTCAGCGATGTCATAAACATCAGCATTAATTTTCCCCCCCAGAATAAAGGTGCTGGTAATCATCTATCTTCCATaccattactaaaactctcatcttgactacttccGGTCTGCATTGGAATTAAATCTGcgcaaaacgctaccctatatcgctaggagttTTTTCCTGCCTTACCTACCGTTCTCCTCCAatccaccaagttttgttccggtcGGTGAAACATGAGAAAAGTTAaggaggtttaaaaaatcatgagatcggcagattggtcttctcgcctgtcagtcaccatgaaggtaacgcccattTCGGCACCCGCTATTAATCACCAGGGCGAGGAGAATAGAGCCCCGGAGGCCGGGCTGATTCCGTGAGCTGCGCTGAGCCCCGAAACCGTGGAGGGAGTGCGGCCGTGGAGCGAATGCGGCCATGGAGTGAGTGCGGCCGGGAGCGAGTGCGGCCGTGGAGCAAGTGCGGCCAGTAGCGAGTGCGGCCGGGAGCCGCGGCCGGGAAGCGCTGAGTGGAGCCattgcccccccctccccgtccacacagccccgccccccaccacacacacccctccccctcccaaacacacccctcctcccctcccaaacACACCCCTCCCCAACACCTCTTCTCCCCTGCCCCTAcacccctcctcccatcccccacccacaTTGTCTATAATGGGGGAGTGTgaaagaggagaggtgagggagggagtgacagagagtagggaaaaggagagggagggagaagtgacagagagacaataggatcagcagcttcaaggggaataaggagagagtgagatttttgacccccccccccccccacgtgggaaggattgGTTGATTCATGGAAGCGCTGATGCCAACCCAAAAGTTGAATCCATTCATTGGCTCGGGAAGTGCCGACtgctgcccccaccccccacttgggaaggattgattggctcaagggagTGCCGACGCCGACCCAAAAGTGAAGTACATTAATTGGCTCCGGGAAGTGCcgactgcctcccccccccccgtccccgtcccccgtCCCCACGTGGGAATGATTGATCGCGTTGtaagaacaggttgcgttgggggaacgtgtgtgtggtggaaacaggttgtgttggggaaaagggtgagtgatggaatattgcgttagaaaAAGGGGTCCAACgggtcaggggggtatggagggaggaggggttatggagagtgggatggagtgactgatggtaggggaaaggagagtgagggaaagctgaaggagggagtggaggagtggAGCAGGTGAGGGAATAGAAGAGGGAGGGAAAAGAGGAGGGAGggaaaagagggggagggagtgttgggaatgaggggaaatgggccgcgcctgtgcagttggggcttatgggtgtgtggtggaatattgaattggagaacaggtgacgttgggggaacgggtgatggGGGTGATTGTCTCCAAGGGGGGTGGCCTGTCTCCGGGGTGAGCGCCGATGCCATGTtcgaggaccagccctcccatgtgacgcTGTGTCCCTCCCCCCTCGCTTTGGGGGATGGGCCCCAACAGGTCTCACCTGGCCCAGTATACTTATAAAAGTTTCATCTTGTATGtacgtgtgtatgtacgtgtCTGTGTAGGTCTGTTTTTGTATCCTCATCAAAACGCTACGCTGTAGAGCTGAAAATGTTCCACATTCTTACTCACATTTTCCCTGTCCACGCCATAATCAGGTTCCCTTCATATTTAATGAAATATTTCATAAGTTATTGATGATTAAAGTATAATGAAAGCCCTTTGAAAACAATAACTACCTGTGAGTGAGACTTTTCtttcagcttccagtgatgatgtcacaatgccatctcacaaacatccaatcacaatgggatctcatttacacaagctgcagtgaagattccgaaaactgaaaatgacatcacaatgtgaacTCTGCTGCTCATCTCTGTTGTAAGGAGAGGAGCGtagtagggaagatttaaacgaTTTTAAGTGACAATTAAAagttggatttcttcaaatctgcacttGCAGTTAGGCGGTAATGACGTCACAATTCCCTACCAGCTACAATGTTTCTATtccagaacactgagtccttcacagcaaatatccttcagggaaagaatctgccagcctaacccagcatagcaaagtttaatgattagatttagATAACAAATGATAGCCTTGTTGGTGGCACCCACATCACATTAAATCTTAGtgcattttcttttatttttaagtttaaaatggcCTGCACAGCGAGTCAGTGGTGGAAACGGTTGTGTTGGGGCAACGGGCGAGTGGTAGAAACAGGttacattgggggaatgggtgatgggGGTGTTTGGCTCCTGTCTCCGGGTTGAGCGCCGACACCACGTTAGGGGTCCAGCCTTCCCAAGTGATGCCCCGCCCCCACGTTGTGGGACacagcccaacgagtcccacttggtctagtatcaatTAAAATGTGTTCCATTTATCATAAATTTCTTTCCATTAATATACCAACCTTTTGTTTTGATTTGATCAACAgctttaataaattaataacaaaaagtattaaattaaatt includes:
- the LOC116974163 gene encoding collagenase 3-like, producing MEEARCGVPDTRGADTRWPDTHVTYRIVNYTPDLTEQEVDDTIARALKLWSDVSALTLVKLIEGDADIMISFGKCDHGDKYPFNGTGGVLAHAFFPGTSSLNGDTHFDEDETWTLTKDRYNLFLVAVHEFGHSLGLTHSNSSSSIMNAYYHYVDTDGYSLPEEDAKRIQDLYGEDVN